In Anaerobranca californiensis DSM 14826, the genomic window TGGAAGTAATGACTACTGAAGAAGTTTCTAAAATAATGAAGTATGCCTATGAAAATAATATACCTGTCACTCCCAGAGGTTCAGGTACAGGATTATGTGGAGGAGCTGTGGCTATCCACGGTGGAATTATGATTTCTACATTAAAAATGAATAAAATTTTAGAAATAGATGAAGAAAACTTAATGGCTAAAGTACAAGCCGGTGTATTACTTATGGATTTTAATAAAGCTGTAACAGAAAAAAATCTTTTTTATCCTCCAGACCCCGGTGAAAAAAGTGCTACTATAGGGGGAAATGTTATGACAAATGCCGGGGGTATGAGGGCTGTTAAATATGGTGTTACTCGAGATTATGTCAGGGGAATGACAATTGTTTTACCTAATGGTGAAGTTATAGAAACCGGTGGTAAGGTTATTAAAAATAGCTCAGGATATAGTATTAAAGATATTATGATAGGTTCTGAGGGAACTTTAGGAATTGTCACTGAAATAATTGTTAGATTACTGCCATTACCTAAAAAAGCTGTTTCACTCCTTGTTCCTTTCCCTAGTTTAGATAAATGTATTGAAACCGTTCCCTTTATTTTAAGGTCCCGTTCAATTCCTACAGCAGTGGAATTTATGCAGAGGGAAGTTATAGAAGCTGCAGAAGAACATTTAGGTAGGGAATTTCCTGACAAATCAGCGGATGCATATTTACTTTTGAGTTTTGATGGAAATAGCAAAGAAGAAATCGAGGAAATCTATGATGAAGTGGCTCAATTATGTTTAGAAAGGGGAGCCATTGATGTACTAATTTCTAACACCCAAGAACGTCATGAGTCTATCTGGTCAACTAGGGGAGCTTTCTTAGAAGCTATCAAGGGCTCAACACCGGAAGGTCTTGATGAGTGTGATGTGGTAGTTCCTAAAAATAAAGTAGCGGATTTTGTTAAATTCTGTGCCCAGTTAGAAAAGGAGTTTGGAGTAAGGATTAGGCAGTTTGGCCATGCTGGTGATGGCAACTTACATGTTTACGCTTGCAAAGATAACTTGCCAGATGAAGAGTGGAAGCCTAAAGTAGCAGCAATCATGGAGAGGATGTATGAAAAAGCTATTGAGCTTGAAGGGCAAGTCTCAGGAGAACATGGAATTGGCCATGCTAAAATCGGCTTTTTGGATGAATCGGTAGGAGATGTTTCCATGGAAATAATGAAGGGTATTAAAAAAGCCTTTGACCCTAAAAATA contains:
- a CDS encoding FAD-binding oxidoreductase, translating into MEYQKIRPQDINYLISVTSEDRVYYGDQINEDYSHDEMQEYGRFMPEVVVEVMTTEEVSKIMKYAYENNIPVTPRGSGTGLCGGAVAIHGGIMISTLKMNKILEIDEENLMAKVQAGVLLMDFNKAVTEKNLFYPPDPGEKSATIGGNVMTNAGGMRAVKYGVTRDYVRGMTIVLPNGEVIETGGKVIKNSSGYSIKDIMIGSEGTLGIVTEIIVRLLPLPKKAVSLLVPFPSLDKCIETVPFILRSRSIPTAVEFMQREVIEAAEEHLGREFPDKSADAYLLLSFDGNSKEEIEEIYDEVAQLCLERGAIDVLISNTQERHESIWSTRGAFLEAIKGSTPEGLDECDVVVPKNKVADFVKFCAQLEKEFGVRIRQFGHAGDGNLHVYACKDNLPDEEWKPKVAAIMERMYEKAIELEGQVSGEHGIGHAKIGFLDESVGDVSMEIMKGIKKAFDPKNILNPGKVVKY